One window from the genome of Oncorhynchus kisutch isolate 150728-3 linkage group LG21, Okis_V2, whole genome shotgun sequence encodes:
- the LOC109866633 gene encoding NF-kappa-B inhibitor epsilon — MASAEDANGKVNLLEDNRIDSGVESFQYFTKDDPYNKPVRDSTSEASEARDKCSSNTEERLDSAYGSSSLTVENFSEIIEGCNISESEDDSAKNTEFEHKENLLTNITEDGDTLLHLAIIHEDEHFAHQLIQLFPKDVLDIQNNLYQTPLHLASYLNLSSVVRDLVESGASLELQDQEGNTPLHMACEQGWVECATEMIRNVSSSKLAPVLESQNWRGLTSFHLATVNRQHRLMKLLMKKGADLNIQEGTSGKTPLHMAVELHDIVSMTLLLNNGADVDVPMFNGCTPLHLAVGRQDAAITNLLCQSGADKMLRNIEDETALDLAGGNDDILALFPFDDIQIQGRSVVRVPF, encoded by the exons ATGGCAAGCGCTGAAGATGCGAATGGGAAAGTGAATTTATTAGAGGATAACCGAATAGACTCTGGTGTTGAATCATTCCAATATTTTACGAAAGATGATCCCTATAACAAACCGGTACGGGATTCGACTTCTGAAGCCAGTGAAGCCAGGGACAAATGTAGCAGCAACACAGAGGAGCGGTTGGATTCTGCTTATGGCTCGTCGTCACTAACTGTTGAGAATTTCAGTGAGATAATAGAGGGCTGCAACATTTCGGAGTCTGAAGATGACAGTGCGAAGAATACAGAATTTGAACATAAAGAGAACCTTCTCACCAACATCACTGAAGATGGAGACAC ACTCCTGCATTTAGCCATCATCCATGAAGATGAACACTTCGCTCACCAATTGATACAGCTGTTTCCCAAAGATGTCTTAGACATTCAGAACAACTTGTACCAG ACGCCGCTACACCTAGCCAGCTACCTGAACCTTTCGTCGGTGGTGCGGGACCTGGTGGAGAGTGGGGCCAGCCTGGAGCTGCAGGACCAGGAGGGGAACACGCCGCTCCACATGGCCTGCGAACAGGGCTGGGTCGAGTGTGCTACTGAGATGATCCGGAATGTCTCCTCCAGCAAGCTGGCCCCTGTGCTCGAGTCCCAGAATTGGAGAG GTCTTACCTCTTTCCACCTAGCCACTGTGAACAGGCAGCATCGTCTGATGAAGCTACTGATGAAAAAAGGGGCAGACCTCAACATCCAG gaaGGTACGAGCGGTAAAACACCTCTCCATATGGCAGTGGAGCTCCATGACATTGTCTCTATGACGCTGCTATTGAACAATGGAGCCGATGTGGACGTGCCGATGTTTAACGGCTGCACGCCACTTCACCTCGCCGTTGGCCGGCAGGACGCAGCCATCACCAACCTGCTCTGCCAATCCGGGGCTGATAAGATGCTGAGGAACATAGAGGATGAGACGGCACTGGATCTAGCTGGCGGCAATGATGAT ATCCTTGCTCTTTTCCCTTTTGATGACATCCAAATCCAGGGCAGGTCAGTGGTTAGAGTACCATTCTGA